From the genome of Syngnathoides biaculeatus isolate LvHL_M chromosome 4, ASM1980259v1, whole genome shotgun sequence:
tgtccctttttagtcaagaattgtccaatttcctccctgagagagaagaagcgctgcagcgcagacccccgactgagccaccttacgtcggtgtgatacaaaacatctccgtattcagcctggatgtcgagaagaaactgttgaaactggcggtggcacatataattaatagtctttatcaccggtttcataacattatcatatttcatatatttggcacagagaacttcttgatgaataatacaggggagtttaatagcgctgcctccttcttcgctgactttgttacagacaaggcttgataatccactccgctcgccagccatggcaggtgcgccgtccgtaataatcccggtgactttattccactgtagtttcatgtcatctacggtggaacaaacagaaacaaataaatccgttcctcttgtttggcccttcagactctggaggtccagaagctcttcactcacgttcatgtcattgtccactcctcttaaaaagatcagtaactgagcggtgtcggacgcatccgtgctttcatcgcacgctaacgagaaaaagtcaaactcagttccttttgcctctaactgtctcttaatatctaatgaaacgtcttcaattctccgtaccacagtattatgagccaggcaaatattggcaaactcttgcttcttcgcgggacaaattttctcaaccattttcattacacagtctttaataaattcaccctcagtgaaaggtttgcagtgctttgcaatcagcgttgccacttcgtagcttgcctttgtggcattttcatttgactcacggactcttgtgaaaaagctttgctgtgccgttaaaacagcttccagttgcttcactttttcaatgcgtttgttcccagttagcttgtcgtagctagcatgtttcgtctggtagtgcctcttgatgttgaattccttgaaaacagccacagtctcttggcaaattaggcctttttttgtttacagacgccatgttagaaatgggctgggctgaaacgatcacgcaaggtcaagggtcacggcggccagagggcggccacagggctactgccatcttctggtgaaatgaaaaataggaaaaatagctttttgtacacatgtattttatactgtggtcaacagtgctggcgggccgcatattattgatttcatgatagaggccgcgggccggtaaaaatttgtccacgggccgcaattggcccgggggccggactttggacatgtctgctgtacatccatccatccatccatccatccactcattcAGTCACTCATGCCTTCCACCATCCACAAACATACTCGTGCATTCacccactcatccatccatttatttcgACCTCCTATTCATCCTTCCCACCCTCCATTTACATCCATCTACTCACTTAGCCATGCCTTCACCCACTCGTCTAGCTTCACACGTCCACCGTGACCCATTTCCCCTTACATGGAGCGGCCCCTTAACGCAATCAAAACTGTACCGTCTTTAATATCACGATAAGCCAAAATTGTGCTGCTGTGTGCTCCATCCCTTACACGGGCATGGCGAGAGGGCCATGAAAGCCTATAGGATCAGAGGAAAGGGAAAGAGAACATGTTGATCTTGCCGGTACAAAGCTCGGCAGCTTTGTTTCATGTCATTTCCATTGAGTGCGCTGCTGTGCACTCTGTAAAGTGTGTGGCCTCATTCAAGCCACCGAAGAGGATGGATCGGCAGAGCATGGTCagtagttttttgtttgtaaatactgATACATTTTTTAGttcaaattagatttttgaTAGCAGATCCAGAAAGCATGCATCTGGGGATTTGTTGTGTTATCCAAGTCAATACTGTTTATTGAATTTTGACCCCATTAAAGTATATTGACTTTTCAGCGTGGACAAAATGGCTGAAGCTACATGGTGGTTTTATGATGCCTCTGATGGAGCTCTGCAGTAGGATGCACGTCTGCCCTCCTCAGATGATTCCCGGCCTCTGCTTAGTCGTCCTGTCCAGTCTGATAGCCTCGTCCCAGTCAGGTAAGACTGTTCCCACGTGCACTATACAACCTACAGATAAAAGATATATAAGACTatgggactccatcagggttccacactgagccccttcctgtttgctgttgtaatcgataggctgacagacgaggttagactggaatccccttggatcatgatgttcgcagatgatattgtgatctgcagtgaaagcagggaccaggcggaggaacaattagaaagatggaggtacgcactggaaaggagaggaatgaagattaggcaaagtaaaacagaatatatgtgtgtgaatgagaggggcggaggaggaagagtgaagctccggggagaagagatagcgacggtggacgacttcaaatacttggggtcaacaatacagagcaatggagagtgtggtaaggaagtgaagaaacaggttgaagtggggtggaacaggtggcggaaggtgtctggtgtgttatgtgacagaagagtctccgctacgatgaagggcaaggtGTATAAAataatggtgaggccggccatgatgtacggatttgagacggtggctctgaagaaacgacaggaagcggaactggaggtagcagaaatgaagatgctgaggttctcgcttggagtgaacaggttggataggattagaaatgagctcattggagggacagccaaagttggatgttttggagacaaggttagagagagcagacttagatggtttggaaaagttcagaggcgagagagtgagtatattggtagaagggtgctgaggatggagctgcaaggcaaaagagtgagaggaagaccaaagaaaaggttgattgatgttgtgagggaggacatgaggacagtgggtgttagagaggaggatgcacgagataggcttagatggaaaaagatgacatgctgtggcgacccctaacgcgacaagccgaaagaaaaagaagaagatatgtagatatatagagctcgtgcacgtgacgtcaccattttcacggcgccatattgccggtcaaaaagagctgctcgacagtgtgggggacattgaaccggagcagaatatacacaatgccggagacttgttgtgctgttggttgtcacaacagacgagacagatattcaaagagatcattctttgggatagcagctgaaaagacaagaaaagattgatggatttcggcgatTAAAcctgatggatggtgcccaaccaaatacacacaactgtgtaccgatcacttcacttcagagAGGAATTATTCTTGTTTGTGTtaaaccagaggtcatttatttaaatattggtatttatattgaaaaaatctgagtggctccatcactatgtgggatttattcttaagaacagatccagcaacaaattaTGCATCCAGACtgttctatgctttcaaactcttccgtgtaaatctcaatgacttactcaccagatacatgtgtggatgcagttgtccaagacaagcagaagcggggtaatagtccaatttcttatcgccgaaaacatcaacttcggcattaaatttgggtcctctatgccaagtgtctctcatttttccacctaccttcatttattatcaccttctacatgtttaacggtattggaaaAAAcgctgggcgtcgtgctataagacgcattttcgtgtcgtctccaatcgacttagcattgaagaatggtttgacCGACAcctccggccagtgacgtgatttgatgacgtaggtgcacgagctctatattcaTCCTTGTTCCCacagagcagaaaaaaaacaaaaaccaaaaaaaaaaaaaacaaaaaaaaaaaatatatatatatatataaatatatatatatatatataatgcttTCCGAGGAAATCCCAATGATGAGCTACTTTGGCAGCAGGCCCACGGGCTACCCATGTGGTCTTTGGGTGGTATCCGTGGGCATCATGCTGAGCACTCTTTTATTAGTTGCATAATTTTTCATGGATGTGACATGGTGGTTGGTGTTTTGTCAGGTTTGGAGGAGGTGTTCTTCAGTCCATGGGATCAGACGGTCATAGAAGGAGATGAGGCCTCCTTCCACTGCGTGTCTGGCGAAAGCTCGACTCCAGCCAGCATCCTTTGGATCAAAGATGGCAGGCTGGTCACCACTGGGAGGCAAAGCCAAGTAATGAAAACTTAACCACTCTACAACCACGAAGTTGATGCCTGAACTACATGtgtatgaatggatgggtgCATCGAGAaaaggatggctggatgaatgtatctatggatgaatagatggaggCATGGGGGAAATAATAAGTACATGATTATGGATAAAAGCAGCCTCCCCCAAAGGCTCAGTTGTTCGTGAGCAAGGATGGGCCGAGGTTCACCGTTATGTGAACAACTGCTTGAGCAAATAGTCTAACATTTAACTTCTAAACATAAAATGGCAAGGAATTTGGGGATGTCATATTTccggtccataatatcatcaaaagattcAGGAGAAATCTCTGCTTGCAATCAGCAAgggtgaaaaccaacattgaatgcccatAAACTTTGATCACTCAGGTGGCTCTGCATTAAAAATTAGAGTCATGTACATTATATTGCCACATGGGCTCAGAGACTTTTCAGGAAACCACTGCAACTTAAAACAGTTCTTTGCCGCATCTACTCTTGCAAGTTCAAATTCTgccatgcaaagcaaaagccatataTCAACACCACGCAGAAActggcttctctgggcctgagctcatctaagatgggcCACAGCGGAAAAGGACAATCTGGGTTGTTGCAACTGAAAAGTTCAAAACCCAGCATCTGAGACAGTCTTGGGGTGTGTTAGTATCCATGTATTGGGTCACTTGGATAtttgtgaaggcaccattaatgccaaaaagaacaaacacattttaaatcaacaaaTGCTGCCATTTCAGTAAAGTCTTTTTCAAGAGCATCCCTGTTTTATTTGAGCAAAACAATGCCAAGCCATATTGTGTACTTATTTTAACAGCATGGCTTCATGGTAATTGTGAGTACTAGACTGGTCTGCGAGCAGTCCATACCTGTCTTCTACTGAAAATGCGTTGCGCACTGTGATGTTCAAAATCCGACATCAGACTGTTGTACATCGAACAATAATGGAAAACAACTCAAGctacaaaatttgaaaaataatgtgtCTTTACTCTCCATCCATGTTAAACTCTTTTTCCACCATTTCTCCCACATGGCATTCAGGGAGAATACGGAGGCGGCCACCAGAAGAAGACATCAGGAAGGCTTCTTCTTGTCAACGTGAGCCTGGAAGACGCTGGCACGTACGTGTGCCAGACCGTCAACCCTTCACTAAACATCAGCAGGAAGAGCAGGCCGGCCAAGCTCACCGTACTTGGTAAAAATCTTTATTGCTAACCTTGTCTTGAAATCCTAGCATGAAACCCAAACCCTGCCTTGAATACCTGACTTGATAGCTGAACCGTGTCTTGAAACTCTAATTTAAAACCATAACCATGTCTTAAAAAACCTAATCCTGACATGAAACCCCAATGTGAAACCTTAAACCTGTTGTAAAGCTTTACTTTTGAACCCTAACCATGTCTTAAAAACCCTACCTGTACTTGAGTCCCTTTCCCCTGCACGTCCAGGGGTCCCCCGCCGACTGCGTGTGACACGGGGCCCAGACAATGTGACGGTCGCCGTGGGAACCGAGGCCTCCCTGCAGTGCCAGGTGGTCGGTTTCCCAGTCCCCGCGGTGCGCTGGTTCAAAGACGACGCACCCCTGGAGGTCACGACCTCGCTTGGCCTGCGGGACAACGGACAGCTGCTCACATTCAGGTGCTGATTGTTCACCACTAAAATTCtaaatgcattttcatttaCAGGACAATACAATATTTGAGGGGGCTGTTggtattgtttattatttttcaggAATGTGAGCAGAGAGGATGAAGGCTCGTATCACTGTGAGGCATCAAACCTTCGAGAGAAAACTAAGTCGCAGCCAGCTTTTCTCCTTCCTGCTGGTTCGTATGCACACAGCCGGAATAGAAAGAGATATGtcatccagtcatccatttcGGAGTAGTTTGTCCTCACAAAGGCCACAtgagctgtcatcaggcaggaggcgggatacaccctgaactggttgccagccaatcgcagggcacatagaaatgtTAACCTTAAATGGAAACCTGAGCACAGGCTTGAAAcctaaatttaaaaatccaaactCAGGTTTGAAATGCTACTttgaaccttgtctcaaaaTAGTGGTGGCCAACCCGCAGCTCTGGAGCcgcatgtggctctttgcctccttttgtGGGGCTCTCGAGAAGTCATGGAAGCATATTGAAGTTCCATTTATGTTTATGTGCAGTTGAGAGCGCGTGTTGCTGGAGTTCATAACGGTATTTAGGTGCGCACtgtgcttgagtttattacaaTTGTTATGGGTATTGTGACATCAAGCTTCGTGTGTGTGGCTGTTATGCATTGATGTGTGAGTGAGATGGGATTGTGCATACGTGTCCGGTGGgtgggtgagaaaaaaaaaagcatgatagCGACCGGGGAAGCGTGGCTGTATTGTTCCCGCCATCCAGATCAGTTGTGGAACAAGAGAGGGGAGTTAAACCCGAGGAGGACAGCCTAGGCCCCGGAGAACACATCTCCTTGCATCACCTGACCACAGTCAGCTGACAGCAGCAGGAAAGCTGAACATGGTATTTTCGCAAAACTGGCTCTGGCATTGAATGAACATAGCTCAAAGTTTCCCAGTCGgatggtgatctttggagaaaacaaTTTGTTAATTTCACCCTCAAAATGCCAGTGAAAAAtgcacagtaaaacaaaaatgtgtggaTGAACACGGGATGTTTTTACCAGAGcctatatttttgttgttgagcGGAAAGGACAGCCActctctgccttttgtgtcagacaTCCATCacacatttcacagcttcaaatcttcagttCACTCCACGTTAACATCGACCTAGAATTTGCAAGAGGGAGTAAAACTTCATTCATAAGTTAGTCaattcaaaaaaatcatacagaaaagcagatgaaaaaatgaagcatccagagactAATTCCTGCATCGTAtcaagtggcttggaacattgcaagggaTCAAAACGCCATACAGTGAAGGGGACCTTATTAAAAACTGACTCTGTGATGTTGCTGAAATcttatccaattttattttttaaaaattactggcctgtggtcttggtactctgcagGAGTCAATTTTTCCCATGATGTTGGTGTGTGATACAGTATTTGCAATAAATCTGACTGAGCAAAGGTATgcgtgtgaggagggaatgacaTCCATGTGTATCATGTGGATCTTTGCCataacacagtaaaaaatgtggctcttcatctctgactggttggccacccttTGCTTAAAACCTTAACCCTTATTTGAGATCGTAAAAAGATTCCAGACCCAATCTTGAAACCCTAGCCCCAACCTTGAAACCTGAATTTGAAAATCCAACCCTTATTCAAAATTCTAATCTTATCTTAAAACACTTAATGTACTTTGAAAATCTGATTTGAAATCACAACGGttacataaaatattaaattgaaatCATAACCACAACTTGATACCGTACTTGAGCTTGAAACCTCAACCCAACGTCAAAAATTGTACTTGTGACCTGAAACTTGATCCATATAAAACCTTGTCTTGAAAGCCTAAACCTGTCCTGAAAGGCTTCATTTTTCAATGTCCACCTTCTCCTTTCGACACTGAAGTCTTCctaccgatgctttgtaaagttttatttcagtttttttttttctccagagatGGGGTGGAGCTTCACCCAGCATCCATCCAACGTGACGGCATGGAGAGGCGACAACGTGAGTGTGTCGTGCAGGCCGCCCTTCAGCAGACCTCCTGCCGAGGTTACCTGGTTCAAGAACAACCGTCTTGTGACGCCCTCGGCCCGCGTGGGCGTTCTCCCTGACGGAGACCTCCTCATCCTCAGGTCTCCCAGCAACAAATGCACGAGTAGTAAGACCAAACTTTGGGTAGGATGCACTGGACCTTTGGCATTCCTGTGCATTTGTTTCAGTGACTCTGCTTAGATTGGTTTCCAGCGTTTGTTCCATTTCAACTTCATGGGTTGCGCATTCAAGtctttttgttgcttttaaatCAAAAAGCCAATAAACCTTGTTTAAAATCCCATTACGCTTTGTTTATTCAGCGTGGTGGAGGCAGACACGGGCAGTTACCTGTGCAGGGCGGCAAACGTCCACCTGCAAAGATTCGTCACGTCCATGAGAGCAACGCTCACTGTGCACGGTAGAAACTGGACTACTTTACACTTGCTTAAAACATTTACCCAGGCATTTGAAATCCGAAACTTGTcttaaaccctaacccttgctTGAAACCCTCATTTGAATCTCTAAATGAGGTTTTGAAAGTAAATCCATATCAAGCTTAATATCGCCAGTCAAAAAGGTCGATTGACCGTTCGCAAGTGGAGTGATTCCTTGCTTTTTCCCAGTGAGTCCCATCCTGGTGAGCAGCGCAGACCGGGTCCCATGCAGGCTTGGGGGTTCTGCGGTGCTGCCCTGCTCAGCTGTCGGGGTCCTGCCCATCTGGTACATGTGGAGCAGAGACCGTGAAGCCAAGACCCCAATCAGCAACTCTGATggaaaacacattgatggtgaGTCAAATAATGGACAGCCAGCATTCTCAAACTTTTTGGTTTcaagggaaaatatttttccaagaataGGTGGCAAAAATTGTTCAGTTGTTtccattctatttcattatgtAATcaccaaatgtttttatattactactactacagaCCCTTGTTGAGAGTACCTACATGAAGAAACTCAGCACAATAATATAATACATGTACATGTGGTTATAGAGGCACCGgttgcctcacagatctgagcaACCCGGTTCAAATCCACCCTCACATctgaggttgcatgttctccccgtgcctgtgtaggtttcaCAGGgtattccgtttttttttttaaccactcaccaaaatcatgcataataagttaattgaagactaatttGTCAGTGGTATGAATATGACTGAAAATGGTTTTTTGTTTATACGTGacgtgcaattggctggcaaccagttcagggtgtaccccgcctcctgccaatcagctgggataggctccagcatatcCGCGACCCTAGTgcagataagaaaatggatggatggacatacatGTTGTTGAACTGCTCCACGATGTCCTTACCTCCAGATGATGGAGCTCTGCATCTTTCCAGTGTGCAAGCGTCGGACGCCGGGGAATACTTTTGCACGGCGGAGAACAGAGCAGGACGGCAGCAGAGAAGCATCGTCCTCGTGGTCACGGGTAGGGTCACTGAAACACCAAAAGCCTGGGTTAGGATTTTGCACGTTTACGGTTTCAAGTTAGGGTTTTGCACTGGGGTTGGTGTTCCAAATTGGGATTTTAAATGGGACTTTCATGCCAGGGTTGAGATTTTGACTAATGCTTCCAAGCCTGGGTTAAAATTTACTGTAAAGttaaaatattccaaatgtgtGGGAGGGAAGATGATTGGCCAAAGGAGTGCTCACATTGGCTGCACTGGTACCCTTGTAGAGGTCAATCTGTTTGTCAATAAAAACTAATCCAATAGCGAGGGAGGATGATAATGCAATCTATCGAAATTTACGATCAAGCAGTCGGTTGCCATGGAATGAATGGGAAACCCTTGGTTTtgtgtttcaaagtagggttttaagaTCAGGTGAGTGTTTTAATTCAGGGATTGAAATTGGGGTTTTAAAGCAAGGTGAAGGTTTGAAATTAGGATTTTGAATTGATGTCTCGGGTTTCAATATTGGGTTTGGgatttttaattagtttttcCAGACAGCactagggtttcaaagtaggttTAAAAGCTATGTtagagtttcaaattagggtttcttGCCAGGGCTACTGCTCAAAATCTGGAGACGTTCCACATAACAAATGACATATTACCAAAAACCAAGTTTGCTTCCACTTCCCTCCTCAGATCATGACGTCCTGGACGATTTAAAGCAGTTTAACAGCTTGTCTGACGTGAGTAAGAGCACACAATGCTGAGACTATTACATGTACACGACTGGGATTTCTGTACAAATATCAGAGTAGCAAAAGCATGCACAAatagaagtacagatactttTGCTCAAAAAAACACTGTCAATTCAACTCTTATATATAGTATACAGTAGATAGTaaaagttaccaaaaaaaaagtatcgacAAAACACCACAGATGGACTAACAGATGTTACAGTAGTGGTCTTAAACATTTGGTCAATGGGCCAGAAACAGAGTCAGGGTCCAAATCCGTCAAATCttagttttcatttatttattcgtaTAAACTCCCATTttaaggcagcatggtggacaaTCTGtttatagttctgaggaccggggttcaaatcccagccccgtttgtgtggagcttgcatgttctctccgagcctgtgtgggttttttctgggtactccggtttcctcccacatcccagaaggATGTAGGGTagtttaactgaagactctagactctaaattaccaataggtgtgaatgtgagtgcggatgattgtttgtctctatgtgccctgcaattggctggtgaccagttcagggtgtagcgcacctctcgcccaaagatagctgggataaactccagcacagCTGTGGACCTAATAAAGAGAAGCAGCACGGAAGATGCACGAATGAATGACTCTCATTTTGAAACTCGTGCTTTTTTCTTTAACACAAAGCACCATAGAAACAAAAATCCTGAGAGTCGTGTAAGGTGACATGCACAAAACTGAGTGAGAGAGAAAAGATCTGCATGGCGGGGCATGTAGGGCGGGGCAACCTACAATCTATAGGCAGTAAGAGAGAATTTATGTGAAGCAATGCCtgcatacagtatttatatatgtttatatgtatttaaaatgtatttctattgATGTCATGCAAGGCCATGGATAA
Proteins encoded in this window:
- the LOC133498827 gene encoding tyrosine-protein kinase-like otk, giving the protein MMPLMELCSRMHVCPPQMIPGLCLVVLSSLIASSQSGLEEVFFSPWDQTVIEGDEASFHCVSGESSTPASILWIKDGRLVTTGRQSQGEYGGGHQKKTSGRLLLVNVSLEDAGTYVCQTVNPSLNISRKSRPAKLTVLDHDVLDDLKQFNSLSDSNNSSKDSQFTTLQTQQITGQLHHNKNIKLIVTV